Below is a window of Gossypium hirsutum isolate 1008001.06 chromosome A12, Gossypium_hirsutum_v2.1, whole genome shotgun sequence DNA.
CACACGGTAACCCCAAATTCAATCTTtcatttttctaataaaatttttatataaaattttaaaatttcattacaacttataaaaaatcaaataattaaagattatttaaaaattattgaagatactgcaaaatttattttattattttctcattttagaAATTAAGCCCTAAAATCAGAATAAACACATGGTCTCAGACTAACCGTTAGATAATTGGAATAGTCATAAGATCGCTGGGGTCTTTTCATGTTGAATTAAATGTTCTTGACCTTCCACGAATAAAACAAAAATTGTATGGCCctctaattttattgataaatttatcatttttattttttaattttttatctctaATTTTTGAAGTACAATATAGTAGTTTGATACTATAAAACTAAAATTTCACTATCCAATGATTTGTTTAATGACACATGTTCATATTGATTTTAAgggtttaattttcaaaaagtggAACCAATAAAcgacttttttataaaaaataatttaaatatttttattttttattataagttttgataatatttataagtttttatgatttttttctaatttttctactttttataagtttatataatttttaaatattttataatttttaggatttttataagctttatttatttgtttttatatattttttataattttttttaaaatttgtgccaaattttataagtttatttaacatttttaatttttatgatttttttattagaaaaataaaagattaaattagaaATTGCCACATATCGTATTTTGATTGGTCAGTTAATTTTAACGATCAACGTAATCAAAGACGAAAATCGTTAACGGAGAAGGAgtctaattgatttttttttactttttcttaatggctttttaaaaaaaaaacttatataaaacatttaaaagtaaaaaaaaaacccttataaTACAATTTAgcgatttatatatataaaaagaaattgtTAAGCTTCTCAACTGAATTTATATCAGTTTGACTTGTAATTCCAAACTTACTCGAGGTATAGCATAGAGTCTAGAGTAGCTTAACGTTAGGATCAATGTGAAATAATGACTTGCAGGCCTTACTTCGTATAAGTTATATATTAGGTTGTACGTGTTTGAGCATgtaacttttcatatttattacattatatgtttattaaacGTAGTGTATTGTACGTATATTTTCGTAATCACTGTATCACATATATAGTAATAAGTAAAGaacattttgttaaaattttcatacataataCGTATATTTGCGTATGTTATCGTAACTAGTCACtacttgttttctttctttctttctttctgtttCTAGTAATTAATCACTATTTGTTGCTGGTAAATGTTTCGGGGATCTTAAATTTCATACATTAATTGGTTGTGAAAAGCAGTGCGATAATATATTCTTTGCAGAATCCATATGGCGCAAACGAAGGATTTGGGAACTTGGATCTGATCCCGACGCCTCCAATTAATGCAAAATTTGAGAACAAAATGCCGCAAGACCCGAATCATTCAATATTGTTTCAGCATGTGACCGTCTTCAGAGTTCCCGAAGTAAACTATTACTATATTTTCTCTACACATGAACAAGCCTGCGCATATACCCCTTATAAGATATTACTCTCGTTCCCCTTCTCTGAGTAACCCATTTTCGTAGCGCCTCTTTCATCTCTCAAATCAAAGCAATGGCAACTAAGTTGTTCTTGTTGCTTGCTATCTGTGTCCTCCCTGTGCTTGTTAATGCAAACAATAAAGCTTTCCAAATCGTTGGCTGCGTTTACTGTGATGCCTGCCGTGCTGGTTTTGAAACATCTAAAAGCACTTACATCCAAGGTatcatcattaaattaattatctttcACCATCGATTATGTTTTTTTCTTCAATCTTTGTCTCACATCATAGCTTTCTTGggtctttttattttgttttcaggTGCAAGGGTCGAAATCAAGTGCTTTGATAGGTCTACATTGAAGCTGAAATACAGCATCGGGGCAGAGACGGACGAAACTGGAACATATAACATTGTGGTTGAAGATGACCACGAAGACCAAATTTGCTACGCAACACTTGTTAGCAGCCCCATTCCCAGCTGCAGCATTGTGGACCCTAGACGTAATAAGGCCACAGCTATTCTGACCCGTAGCAATGGTGCCATATCCAACCTTCACTATACAAA
It encodes the following:
- the LOC107936262 gene encoding protein DOWNSTREAM OF FLC, translating into MATKLFLLLAICVLPVLVNANNKAFQIVGCVYCDACRAGFETSKSTYIQGARVEIKCFDRSTLKLKYSIGAETDETGTYNIVVEDDHEDQICYATLVSSPIPSCSIVDPRRNKATAILTRSNGAISNLHYTNAMGFLQDTVADGCQELLLKLLQDDE